From Solibacillus sp. FSL W7-1464:
AAGGTTCATTTGTAAGTATTCCTCTACACCGAGACAAGGAAGTTTCATTTGAAGATATTAATGAATTTATAAAAGCGCATAAATTTGTATCTATTGAACAAAATATATTTGGCTATGAAATTTCTACAAAGCGTTATCCTTAAATTTAAAATCTACTATATAACTAAAAAAGGGCTGCCACGAAATTTTTCATTTCTGTGATCGCCCTTTTTTTATGCTTTTACAGCTTTCGTTGTTTCTTTTCGTGCTTTGCGACGCTCTTCCAATCGTTTTCGATCTTCTTCTGATTGTGCATTGTATTTTGGCAACATTAAAATTTGGTATGCATTAACGGCTACTAATGGGAATAATAGTAGTGCAACATATACATCAATATTATCTTGTCTTCCCATTAAAGCGATGATCCATTCCAATGATGTAATAACGATCATAAAAAACAATGTCGAAATCAGCACATGCGGCTTTTGCGTCATTTTGATTTTTTTTATTGCTGTCCATATAGCCGCGGCGATTAGTACCGTAAGTAAGAAACCATAAAAAACCCAGTCTCCCGCTGCATTTGCTCCCGGTGCAAAACGGAAAACAATAATATCCACCAACACGATAATGATTAATAAAATTTGAATCCAATTCCAAAGTGTCAAAGATCTAAAT
This genomic window contains:
- a CDS encoding KinB-signaling pathway activation protein, giving the protein MTIRNWVKFAFWALVIGGLVNAVASLIIRWDFYQPYLANGEISEFLAAVVWNIVLGMTMSVMAQAGFFAYLTLHQVGVNIFRSLTLWNWIQILLIIIVLVDIIVFRFAPGANAAGDWVFYGFLLTVLIAAAIWTAIKKIKMTQKPHVLISTLFFMIVITSLEWIIALMGRQDNIDVYVALLLFPLVAVNAYQILMLPKYNAQSEEDRKRLEERRKARKETTKAVKA